One stretch of Podospora bellae-mahoneyi strain CBS 112042 chromosome 2, whole genome shotgun sequence DNA includes these proteins:
- a CDS encoding hypothetical protein (EggNog:ENOG503NYBD; COG:K), which translates to MTVELHSDLAYRPAPAPREIRINTHPQTEIERRHKHSRSSYSDGSPLMSRNNSLTFRPAKRFLTGPDKTIAVINAAGRQAASFIRVATAVGYHVRAQMRNLEGVIATEVATNPNVTVLLGELYTKEKSKPGEPAQIDVSKNGPISGIGVNHNLIKELFRGTQLAFINTTFYGDENLIGEALADAAKAAGIQHYVYSSMPDHNTYNPDWPSLPLWSSKHQVEEYVRKIGLPATFVYTGIYNNNFTSLPYPLFCTALQKDGSFVWQAPFHPDAKLPWLDAEHDMGPAVLQIFKDGVKKWGGGKRIALAYEMLTPREACRHFAKGVGRPVRYVQGPIEVTVPIPEGYRCQLEALETLFTLGGDDPKKQPPYFGDLELENDCPKTALELWEGPRGLEEYAREVFPLEEHANGLTWMLEEEDEGETEPENNGNGNDYGVKSGSNHQPEEGHANGNHNHHQQQNGSVSRNGEYRHHQHQNGDRHDSEDEDDDDEDEGLVMRGPKREDEGWLA; encoded by the coding sequence ATGACGGTCGAGCTACACTCAGACCTTGCCTACAGGCCGGCCCCGGCACCCAGGGAAATCAGaatcaacacccacccccaaaccgaAATCGAGAGACGACACAAACACTCCAGGTCCTCCTACTCAGATGGCTCACCCCTCATGTCGAGGAATAATTCTTTGACCTTCCGCCCGGCCAAAAGGTTTCTGACCGGTCCTGATAAGACAATCGCCGTTATCAATGCTGCCGGCAGACAGGCTGCTTCCTTCATCCGGGTTGCCACAGCAGTCGGCTACCATGTTCGAGCCCAGATGAGGAATCTCGAGGGCGTGATCGCTACCGAAGTGGCTACCAACCCCAACGTGACGGTCCTCCTTGGAGAGCTGTACACAAAGGAGAAGAGCAAACCCGGCGAGCCTGCACAGATTGACGTATCTAAGAATGGTCCTATCTCCGGCATCGGCGTCAATCACAACCTGATCAAGGAGCTCTTCCGGGGTACCCAGCTGGCCTTTATCAACACCACATTTTATGGCGATGAGAACCTCATCGGCGAGGCTCTCGCCGACGCAGCAAAGGCGGCAGGCATTCAGCATTATGTTTATTCATCCATGCCGGATCACAACACTTATAACCCAGACTGGCCATCGCTGCCACTTTGGTCTTCGAAGCACCAGGTCGAGGAATATGTTAGGAAAATCGGGTTGCCAGCAACGTTTGTTTACACGGGTATATATAACAACAACTTCACATCTCTTCCGTACCCTCTGTTTTGCACCGCCCTGCAAAAAGACGGCTCCTTTGTCTGGCAGGCCCCTTTTCACCCCGACGCCAAGCTTCCTTGGCTTGATGCAGAACATGACATGGGGCCAGCCGTCCTTCAGATCTTCAAGGACGGTGTGAAGAAATGGGGCGGCGGTAAGCGCATCGCTCTCGCCTACGAGATGCTCACTCCCAGGGAGGCGTGCCGCCACTTTGCGAAGGGGGTCGGTCGGCCGGTGCGCTATGTCCAGGGCCCGATTGAGGTCACGGTGCCGATTCCCGAGGGTTATCGCTGCCAGCTGGAGGCTCTGGAGACGTTGTTCACCCTTGGAGGTGACGACCCGAAGAAGCAGCCCCCTTACTTTGGCGACCTCGAGCTGGAGAACGACTGCCCCAAGACTGCCCTGGAGCTCTGGGAAGGACCACGAGGGCTGGAGGAGTATGCGCGCGAGGTTTTCCCTCTGGAGGAGCACGCGAATGGTTTGACGTGGAtgctggaagaggaagacgaagGCGAGACGGAGCCGGAGAACAATGGCAACGGTAACGATTATGGCGTCAAGAGCGGCAGTAATCACCAGCCAGAAGAGGGACACGCAAACGGGAaccataaccaccaccaacaacaaaacgGGTCGGTTTCGAGAAATGGGGAGtatcgccaccaccaacaccaaaatGGAGACAGGCACGACtctgaagatgaggatgatgacgacgaggatgagggtcTGGTGATGCGAGGTCCCAAGCGGGAGGATGAAGGGTGGCTTGCATAG
- a CDS encoding hypothetical protein (EggNog:ENOG503NZNF; COG:B), which yields MATGVTLLLPFPLPAPLDRLRPLSLLQLSTQTDINHPGDRQQPCKNCLKKAREDLCIYAPKPEKARPERSMAARLKRLESMVRGMMHTNNPNIRSPIPALTSSSSATGQYQTDEHDDENEESPDERAAAVPVGQVVLGKSGKGSATYVGATHFMAMLEDIEDLKSYFDDDDDGEVDTGEAGLNPDAAAGFGSPDDAHSPGLLLLSHTVPTCKQDLVDMLPPQPVVERLTRRYFDAASPTHHCVHQPTFAKDCAVFWQDPNKASLQWLALLFVIIAQGTLFSMFTAPRELAGDSDVPPMERFRGYRAAALWALVAGKFSSPGPSTIQPFLLYIESEFLINRTSQMTCYLLISVCIRLMLKMGLHRDPDKLPNIPPFDGEMRRRLWHVACQFDHLVSFHMGLPSMVYSIESDTALPRNLFDDDLDKDCHQLPPARPDTEYTMLTYPIWKSSICQVFGLVARQANSLTRPTYAEVQELDMRLDEIWSQVPPFMKRIVPPQDYDGEPISPVLVNQQFGLISLYNKSRCVLHRRYLIEPVPKPEHAYSRRICLEAAISLLDHQNLMHLATLPGGALRATGWYISALAIHDFLLAAMVVYLVLQHKPESGRHDHQESSCWQSLDPALSAFSNEEQLQKMLERSHQIWETISEADGVFRKATDMLATMLKKIELKKQQNKGKQLAPDHHPEHQAYVRDEESWLNTSQSHEPLSVGSLSVTDEHWDSELGPEEQQHHMMEDVQQPLTRQDLMPATSIDTRWLDLGSMGMDQMGWDTFDSAIRGENNVHQQTVEDWIPEGPLLDDVQLMTTMGFHGSPFDWREQEEGYEC from the exons ATGGCTACTGGCGTTACTCTACtgctcccctttcccttaCCTGCCCCACTCGATCGATTGCGCCCATTGTCGCTGCTGCAGTTGTCAACCCAAACTGACATCAATCACCCAGGCGACCGCCAACAACCCTGCAAAAACTGCCTCAAAAAAGCCCGCGAAGACCTCTGCATCTACGCCCCAAAACCAGAAAAAGCCCGCCCCGAGCGGTCCATGGCTGCCCGCCTGAAAAGGCTAGAGTCCATGGTCAGGGGCATGATgcacaccaacaaccccaacatccgTAGTCCCATCCCGGCGCTTacatcctcttcttcagccaCTGGCCAGTATCAAACCGACGAGCACGACGATGAAAACGAGGAAAGCCCAGATGAAAGAGCAGCCGCGGTCCCTGTTGGGCAGGTCGTGCTGGGGAAGAGCGGCAAGGGGAGTGCTACGTATGTAGGGGCGACGCATTTCATGGCTATGCTCGAGGAT ATCGAGGACCTGAAGAGTTActtcgacgacgacgatgatggggaggtagACACCGGGGAAGCAGGCCTCAACCCTGACGCGGCGGCAGGGTTCGGCTCTCCCGACGACGCGCACTCACctggcttgctgctgttgtctcACACCGTCCCGACCTGCAAGCAGGATCTCGTTGATAtgctcccccctcaaccggTGGTCGAAAGGCTGACACGGCGTTATTTCGATGCCGCCAGCCCGACCCACCACTGCGTCCACCAGCCGACCTTTGCCAAAGATTGTGCTGTGTTTTGGCAAGATCCAAACAAGGCGTCTCTGCAATGGCTGGCGTTGTTGTTCGTAATCATTGCACAGGGAACGTTGTTCTCCATGTTCACCGCCCCCCGGGAACTGGCGGGCGACTCGGACGTTCCCCCGATGGAGCGATTCCGAGGGTATCGTGCCGCCGCCCTTTGGGCCCTGGTGGCAGGCAAGTTCTCGTCTCCCGGACCGTCAACGATACAACCTTTTCTCTTGTACATCGAGTCTGAATTCCTCATCAACCGAACCTCCCAGATGACCTGTTACCTGTTGATATCAGTCTGCATCAGACTCATGCTGAAAATGGGCCTTCACCGCGACCCCGACAAGctccccaacatccccccttTTGATGGAGAAATGAGGCGAAGGCTATGGCATGTAGCCTGCCAATTCGACCACCTCGTCTCTTTCCACATGGGCCTCCCAAGCATGGTATACAGCATCGAGAGCGACACAGCCCTGCCGAGAAACCTCTTCGATGACGACCTGGACAAAGACTGCCATCAGCTACCCCCCGCCCGGCCCGACACCGAGTACACCATGCTGACATACCCGATCTGGAAATCCTCCATCTGTCAAGTCTTCGGTCTCGTCGCCCGCCAagccaactccctcacccgACCCACCTACGCCGAGGTCCAGGAGCTCGACATGCGACTCGACGAAATATGGAGCCAGGTGCCCCCTTTCATGAAGAGAATCGTGCCACCACAGGATTATGATGGCGAGCCCATCTCCCCGGTTCTGGTCAACCAGCAGTTCGGTTTGATATCCCTGTACAACAAGAGCCGTTGCGTGCTGCACCGTCGATACCTCATCGAGCCCGTCCCCAAGCCCGAGCATGCTTATTCCCGGAGAATCTGCCTCGAAGCCGCCATCAGCCTCTTGGACCACCAAAACCTCATGCACTTGGCCACGCTGCCCGGCGGCGCACTGAGGGCAACAGGCTGGTACATCAGCGCGCTGGCCATCCACGACTTTCTTCTCGCCGCCATGGTCGTCTACCTCGTCCTTCAGCACAAGCCAGAGTCTGGGAGACACGACCACCAGGAGAGCAGCTGCTGGCAAAGTCTAGACCCGGCCTTGTCAGCCTTCTCGAACGAGGAGCAACTCCAAaagatgttggagaggtCCCATCAGATATGGGAAACCATCTCGGAAGCTGACGGCGTCTTCCGGAAGGCGACTGACATGCTCGCCAcgatgctgaagaagattgaactgaagaagcagcagaacAAAGGCAAACAGCTCGCACCTGACCACCACCCGGAACATCAGGCGTACGTGCGAGACGAGGAGTCTTGGCTCAACACATCGCAAAGCCATGAGCCCTTGTCCGTCGGCAGCCTCTCTGTGACCG ATGAACACTGGGATTCCGAGCTTGGTCcagaggagcagcagcaccacatGATGGAGGATGTGCAGCAGCCCCTGACGCGGCAAGATCTCATGCCCGCAACATCAATCGATACTCGATGGCTCGACCTGGGCAGTATGGGGATGGACCAAATGGGCTGG GACACATTTGATAGCGCCATCCGTGGTGAAAATAACGTGCATCAGCAGACGGTGGAGGACTGGATACCAGAGGGTCCCTTGTTGGACGATGTTCAGTTGATGACCACCATGGGCTTTCATGGCAGCCCGTTTGACTGGAGAGAGCAGGAGGAAGGGTATGAATGTTGA